A portion of the Jaculus jaculus isolate mJacJac1 chromosome 5, mJacJac1.mat.Y.cur, whole genome shotgun sequence genome contains these proteins:
- the LOC101596480 gene encoding keratin-associated protein 10-3-like isoform X3: protein MAASTMSVCSDACTSASWQVDDCPESCCEPSCCAPSCCQPSCCAPCLTLVCTPVSCVSSPCCQPTCPSSCTPSCCQQSCCQPACCTSSPCQPSCGVPVCCKPVCCVPVCCGSCCQSSPCQPSCGVPVCCKPICCTPVCSGSSSCCQSSCCQPSCCVPVCCKPCSSVSLLCRPVCRPACCVPTSSCCASSCQPSCCRPSSCVSLLCRPACSRQACCGQKSSC, encoded by the exons ATGGCCGCCTCCACCATGTCCGTCTGCTCTGACGCCTGCACCAGCGCCTCCTGGCAGGTGGACGACTGTCCAGAGAGCTGCTGCGAGCCCTCCTGCTGCGCCCCCAGCTGCTGCCAGCCCAGCTGCTGTGCCCCCTGCCTGACCCTGGTCTGCACCCCGGTCAGCTGTGTGTCCAGCCCCTGCTGCCAACCCACCTGCCCCAGCTCCTGCACGCCCTCGTGCTGCCAGCAGTCTTGCTGCCAGCCGGCCTGCTGCACCTCCTCCCCCTGCCAGCCGTCCTGCGGTGTGCCCGTCTGCTGCAAGCCCGTCTGCTGTGTGCCCGTCTGCTGTGG CTCCTGCTGCCAGTCCTCCCCCTGCCAGCCGTCCTGCGGTGTGCCCGTCTGCTGCAAGCCCATCTGCTGTACCCCCGTCTGCTCTGGGTCCTCCTCTTGCTGCCAGTCCTCATGTTGCCAGCCGTCCTGCTGTGTGCCTGTCTGCTGCAAGCCCTGCTCCAGCGTGTCCCTGCTCTGCCGCCCCGTGTGCAGACCCGCCTGCTGTGTGCCCACCTCCTCCTGCTGCGCCTCCTCCTGCCAGCCCAGCTGCTGCCGCCCGTCCTCCTGCGTGTCCCTGCTCTGCCGCCCCGCCTGCTCCCGCCAGGCCTGCTGTGGCCAGAAGTCCAGCTGCTAA
- the LOC101596480 gene encoding keratin-associated protein 10-1-like isoform X2, which produces MAASTMSVCSDACTSASWQVDDCPESCCEPSCCAPSCCQPSCCAPCLTLVCTPVSCVSSPCCQPTCPSSCTPSCCQQSCCQPACCTSSPCQPSCGVPVCCKPVCCVPVCSPSCCQQSSCAPSCCQSSPCQPSCGVPVCCKPICCTPVCSGSSSCCQSSCCQPSCCVPVCCKPCSSVSLLCRPVCRPACCVPTSSCCASSCQPSCCRPSSCVSLLCRPACSRQACCGQKSSC; this is translated from the exons ATGGCCGCCTCCACCATGTCCGTCTGCTCTGACGCCTGCACCAGCGCCTCCTGGCAGGTGGACGACTGTCCAGAGAGCTGCTGCGAGCCCTCCTGCTGCGCCCCCAGCTGCTGCCAGCCCAGCTGCTGTGCCCCCTGCCTGACCCTGGTCTGCACCCCGGTCAGCTGTGTGTCCAGCCCCTGCTGCCAACCCACCTGCCCCAGCTCCTGCACGCCCTCGTGCTGCCAGCAGTCTTGCTGCCAGCCGGCCTGCTGCACCTCCTCCCCCTGCCAGCCGTCCTGCGGTGTGCCCGTCTGCTGCAAGCCCGTCTGCTGTGTGCCCGTCTGCT CA CCCTCTTGCTGCCAGCAGTCTAGCTGTGCGCCCTCCTGCTGCCAGTCCTCCCCCTGCCAGCCGTCCTGCGGTGTGCCCGTCTGCTGCAAGCCCATCTGCTGTACCCCCGTCTGCTCTGGGTCCTCCTCTTGCTGCCAGTCCTCATGTTGCCAGCCGTCCTGCTGTGTGCCTGTCTGCTGCAAGCCCTGCTCCAGCGTGTCCCTGCTCTGCCGCCCCGTGTGCAGACCCGCCTGCTGTGTGCCCACCTCCTCCTGCTGCGCCTCCTCCTGCCAGCCCAGCTGCTGCCGCCCGTCCTCCTGCGTGTCCCTGCTCTGCCGCCCCGCCTGCTCCCGCCAGGCCTGCTGTGGCCAGAAGTCCAGCTGCTAA
- the LOC123460868 gene encoding keratin-associated protein 10-2-like encodes MAASTMSVCSDACTSASWQVDDCPESCCEPSCCAPSCCQPSCCAPCLTLVCTPVGCVSSPCCQPACTSSCTPSCCQQSCCQPACCTSSPCQPSCGVPVCCKPVCCVPVCCGASSCCQPSCCQQSSCVPSCCQSSPCQPSCGVPVCCKPVCCVPVCCGASSCCQPSCCQQSSCVPSCCQSSPCQPSCGVTLCCTPVCCKPVCSGPSSCCQPSC; translated from the coding sequence ATGGCCGCTTCCACCATGTCCGTCTGCTCTGACGCCTGCACCAGCGCCTCCTGGCAGGTGGACGACTGTCCAGAGAGCTGCTGCGAGCCCTCCTGCTGCGCCCCCAGCTGCTGCCAGCCCAGCTGCTGTGCCCCCTGCCTGACCCTGGTCTGCACCCCAGTCGGCTGTGTGTCCAGCCCCTGCTGCCAACCCGCCTGCACCAGCTCCTGCACGCCCTCGTGCTGCCAGCAGTCTTGCTGCCAGCCGGCCTGCTGCACCTCCTCCCCCTGCCAGCCGTCCTGCGGTGTGCCCGTCTGCTGCAAGCCCGTCTGCTGTGTGCCCGTCTGCTGTGGGGCTTCCTCATGCTGCCAGCCCTCTTGCTGCCAGCAGTCTAGCTGTGTGCCCTCTTGCTGCCAGTCCTCCCCATGCCAGCCGTCCTGTGGTGTGCCCGTCTGCTGCAAGCCTGTCTGCTGTGTGCCCGTCTGCTGTGGGGCTTCCTCATGCTGCCAGCCCTCTTGCTGCCAGCAGTCTAGCTGTGTGCCCTCTTGCTGCCAGTCCTCCCCCTGCCAGCCGTCCTGCGGTGTGACCCTCTGCTGCACACCTGTCTGCTGCAAGCCCGTCTGCTCTGGACCCTCCTCATGTTGCCAGCCGTCCTGCTGA
- the LOC101596480 gene encoding keratin-associated protein 10-1-like isoform X1, with translation MAASTMSVCSDACTSASWQVDDCPESCCEPSCCAPSCCQPSCCAPCLTLVCTPVSCVSSPCCQPTCPSSCTPSCCQQSCCQPACCTSSPCQPSCGVPVCCKPVCCPSCGVPICCKPVCCVPVCCGASSCCQPSCCQQSSCAPSCCQSSPCQPSCGVPVCCKPICCTPVCSGSSSCCQSSCCQPSCCVPVCCKPCSSVSLLCRPVCRPACCVPTSSCCASSCQPSCCRPSSCVSLLCRPACSRQACCGQKSSC, from the exons ATGGCCGCCTCCACCATGTCCGTCTGCTCTGACGCCTGCACCAGCGCCTCCTGGCAGGTGGACGACTGTCCAGAGAGCTGCTGCGAGCCCTCCTGCTGCGCCCCCAGCTGCTGCCAGCCCAGCTGCTGTGCCCCCTGCCTGACCCTGGTCTGCACCCCGGTCAGCTGTGTGTCCAGCCCCTGCTGCCAACCCACCTGCCCCAGCTCCTGCACGCCCTCGTGCTGCCAGCAGTCTTGCTGCCAGCCGGCCTGCTGCACCTCCTCCCCCTGCCAGCCGTCCTGCGGTGTGCCCGTCTGCTGCAAGCCCGTCTGCTGT CCGTCCTGCGGTGTGCCCATCTGCTGCAAGCCCGTCTGCTGTGTGCCCGTCTGCTGTGGGGCTTCCTCATGCTGCCAGCCCTCTTGCTGCCAGCAGTCTAGCTGTGCGCCCTCCTGCTGCCAGTCCTCCCCCTGCCAGCCGTCCTGCGGTGTGCCCGTCTGCTGCAAGCCCATCTGCTGTACCCCCGTCTGCTCTGGGTCCTCCTCTTGCTGCCAGTCCTCATGTTGCCAGCCGTCCTGCTGTGTGCCTGTCTGCTGCAAGCCCTGCTCCAGCGTGTCCCTGCTCTGCCGCCCCGTGTGCAGACCCGCCTGCTGTGTGCCCACCTCCTCCTGCTGCGCCTCCTCCTGCCAGCCCAGCTGCTGCCGCCCGTCCTCCTGCGTGTCCCTGCTCTGCCGCCCCGCCTGCTCCCGCCAGGCCTGCTGTGGCCAGAAGTCCAGCTGCTAA
- the LOC123460867 gene encoding keratin-associated protein 10-3-like: MAASTMSVCSDACTSASWQVDDCPESCCEPSCCAPSCCQPSCCQSSCCQPSCCQPSCCAPCLTLVCTPVSCVSSPCCQPTCTSSCMPSCCQQSCCQPACCTSSPCQPSCGVPVCCKPVCCVPVCCGPSCGVTLCCKPVCCTPVCSGSSPCCQSSCCQPSCCVPVCCKPCSSVSLLCRPVCRPACCVPTSSCCASSCQPSCCRPSSCVSLLCRPACSRQACCGLCSGLKSSC, from the exons ATGGCCGCCTCCACCATGTCCGTCTGCTCTGACGCCTGCACCAGCGCCTCCTGGCAGGTGGACGACTGTCCAGAGAGCTGCTGCGAGCCCTCCTGCTGCGCCCCCAGCTGCTGCCAGCCCAgctgctgccagtccagctgctgccaacccAGCTGTTGCCAGCCCAGCTGCTGTGCCCCCTGCCTGACCCTGGTCTGCACCCCAGTCAGCTGTGTGTCCAGCCCCTGCTGCCAACCCACCTGCACCAGCTCCTGCATGCCCTCGTGCTGCCAGCAGTCTTGCTGCCAGCCGGCCTGCTGCACCTCCTCCCCCTGCCAGCCGTCCTGCGGTGTGCCCGTCTGCTGCAAGCCCGTCTGCTGTGTGCCCGTCTGCTGTGGG CCGTCCTGCGGTGTGACCCTCTGCTGCAAGCCCGTCTGCTGTACCCCCGTCTGCTCTGGGTCCTCTCCTTGCTGCCAGTCCTCATGCTGCCAGCCGTCCTGCTGTGTGCCCGTCTGCTGCAAGCCCTGCTCCAGCGTGTCCCTGCTCTGCCGCCCCGTGTGCAGACCCGCCTGCTGTGTGCCCACCTCCTCCTGCTGCGCCTCCTCCTGCCAGCCCAGCTGCTGCCGCCCGTCCTCCTGCGTGTCCCTGCTCTGCCGCCCCGCCTGCTCCCGCCAGGCCTGCTGTGGCCTCTGCTCGGGCCTGAAGTCCAGCTGCTGA
- the LOC101596480 gene encoding keratin-associated protein 10-3-like isoform X4, which yields MAASTMSVCSDACTSASWQVDDCPESCCEPSCCAPSCCQPSCCAPCLTLVCTPVSCVSSPCCQPTCPSSCTPSCCQQSCCQPACCTSSPCQPSCGVPVCCKPVCCVPVCCVPVCCKPICCTPVCSGSSSCCQSSCCQPSCCVPVCCKPCSSVSLLCRPVCRPACCVPTSSCCASSCQPSCCRPSSCVSLLCRPACSRQACCGQKSSC from the exons ATGGCCGCCTCCACCATGTCCGTCTGCTCTGACGCCTGCACCAGCGCCTCCTGGCAGGTGGACGACTGTCCAGAGAGCTGCTGCGAGCCCTCCTGCTGCGCCCCCAGCTGCTGCCAGCCCAGCTGCTGTGCCCCCTGCCTGACCCTGGTCTGCACCCCGGTCAGCTGTGTGTCCAGCCCCTGCTGCCAACCCACCTGCCCCAGCTCCTGCACGCCCTCGTGCTGCCAGCAGTCTTGCTGCCAGCCGGCCTGCTGCACCTCCTCCCCCTGCCAGCCGTCCTGCGGTGTGCCCGTCTGCTGCAAGCCCGTCTGCTGTGTGCCCGTCTGCT GTGTGCCCGTCTGCTGCAAGCCCATCTGCTGTACCCCCGTCTGCTCTGGGTCCTCCTCTTGCTGCCAGTCCTCATGTTGCCAGCCGTCCTGCTGTGTGCCTGTCTGCTGCAAGCCCTGCTCCAGCGTGTCCCTGCTCTGCCGCCCCGTGTGCAGACCCGCCTGCTGTGTGCCCACCTCCTCCTGCTGCGCCTCCTCCTGCCAGCCCAGCTGCTGCCGCCCGTCCTCCTGCGTGTCCCTGCTCTGCCGCCCCGCCTGCTCCCGCCAGGCCTGCTGTGGCCAGAAGTCCAGCTGCTAA
- the LOC101598534 gene encoding keratin-associated protein 10-8-like: MAASTMSVCSDTCTSSSWQVDDCPESCCEPSCCAPSCCQPSCCQSSCCQPSCCQPSCCAPCQTLVCTPVSCVSSPCCQPTCTSSCTPSCCQQSCCQPACCVPVCCKPVCCVPVCCGASSCCQPSCCQQSSCAPSCCQSSPCQPSCGVPVCCKPVCCTPVCSGSSPCCQSSCCQPSCCVPVCCKPCSSVSLLCRPVCRPACCVPTSSCCASSCQPSCCRPSSCVSLLCRPACSRQACCGLCSGLKSSC; encoded by the coding sequence ATGGCCGCCTCCACCATGTCCGTCTGCTCTGACACCTGCACCAGCTCCTCCTGGCAAGTGGACGACTGTCCAGAGAGCTGCTGCGAGCCCTCCTGCTGCGCCCCCAGCTGCTGCCAGCCCAgctgctgccagtccagctgctgccaacccAGCTGTTGCCAGCCCAGCTGCTGTGCCCCCTGCCAGACCCTGGTCTGCACCCCGGTCAGCTGTGTGTCCAGCCCCTGCTGCCAACCCACCTGCACCAGCTCCTGCACGCCCTCGTGCTGCCAGCAGTCTTGCTGCCAGCCGGCCTGCTGCGTGCCCGTCTGCTGCAAGCCCGTCTGCTGTGTGCCCGTCTGCTGTGGGGCTTCCTCATGCTGCCAGCCCTCTTGCTGCCAGCAGTCTAGCTGTGCGCCCTCTTGCTGCCAGTCCTCCCCCTGCCAGCCGTCCTGCGGTGTGCCCGTCTGCTGCAAGCCCGTCTGCTGTACCCCCGTCTGCTCTGGGTCCTCCCCTTGCTGCCAGTCCTCATGCTGCCAGCCGTCCTGCTGTGTGCCCGTCTGCTGCAAGCCCTGCTCCAGCGTGTCCCTGCTCTGCCGCCCCGTGTGCAGACCCGCCTGCTGTGTGCCCACCTCCTCCTGCTGCGCCTCCTCCTGCCAGCCCAGCTGCTGCCGCCCGTCCTCCTGCGTGTCCCTGCTCTGCCGCCCCGCCTGCTCCCGCCAGGCCTGCTGTGGCCTCTGCTCGGGCCTGAAGTCCAGCTGCTGA
- the LOC105944835 gene encoding keratin-associated protein 10-3-like, producing MDIPLQDNLTLTAHRAWMGAHYTSLLFLDATCQQEKGKHDNDIPHPTTAASTMSVCSDAYTESSWQVDDCPESCCEPSCCAPSCCQPSCCQPSCCQPSCCAPCLTLVCTPVSCVSSPCCQPACTSSCTPSCCQQSCCQPACCSSSPCQPSCGVPVCCKPVCCVPVCCGPSCGVTLCCKPPVCTPVCSGSSPCCQSSCCQPSCCVPVCCNPCSSVSLLCRPVCTPACCVPTSSCCASSCQPSCCRPSSCVSLLCRPACSRQACCGLCSGLKSSC from the exons ATGGACATCCCACTGCAGGACAACCTCACCCTCACTGCTCACAGAGCCTGGATGGGAGCTCACTACACCTCGCTGCTCTTCCTGGATGCCACATGCCAGCAGGAGAAGGGCAAGCATGACAATGACATCCCACAC cccaccaCGGCCGCCTCCACCATGTCCGTCTGCTCCGATGCCTACACTGAGTCCTCCTGGCAGGTGGACGACTGTCCAGAGAGCTGCTGCGAGCCCTCCTGCTGCGCCCCCAGCTGCTGCCAGCCCAGCTGCTGCCAACCCAGCTGCTGCCAACCCAGCTGCTGTGCCCCCTGCCTGACCCTGGTCTGCACCCCGGTCAGCTGTGTGTCCAGCCCCTGCTGCCAACCCGCCTGCACCAGCTCCTGCACGCCCTCGTGCTGCCAGCAGTCTTGCTGCCAGCCGGcctgctgctcctcctccccctgccagcCGTCCTGCGGTGTGCCCGTCTGCTGCAAGCCCGTCTGCTGTGTGCCCGTCTGCTGTGGG CCGTCCTGCGGTGTGACCCTCTGCTGCAAGCCCCCCGTCTGTACCCCCGTCTGCTCTGGGTCCTCCCCTTGCTGCCAGTCCTCATGCTGCCAGCCGTCCTGCTGTGTGCCCGTCTGCTGCAATCCCTGCTCCAGCGTGTCCCTGCTCTGCCGCCCCGTGTGCACACCCGCCTGCTGTGTGCCCACCTCCTCCTGCTGCGCCTCCTCCTGCCAGCCCAGCTGCTGCCGCCCGTCCTCCTGCGTGTCCCTGCTCTGCCGCCCCGCCTGCTCCCGCCAGGCCTGCTGTGGCCTCTGCTCGGGCCTGAAGTCCAGCTGCTGA